A section of the Triticum dicoccoides isolate Atlit2015 ecotype Zavitan unplaced genomic scaffold, WEW_v2.0 scaffold254863, whole genome shotgun sequence genome encodes:
- the LOC119345591 gene encoding acyl-CoA--sterol O-acyltransferase 1-like, translated as MELLRDSIPMVSLATAAAALYARMASSLLRPGLPRLVALLPLFPFLAAAPLALTSSAIVRATAAFFLAWLCAFKLALLAAGRGPLDPALPVLPFVFTALLPVKLRPAGAGAPKAKPLPSLLSCAAKVAAIAAILRLYQYNARLHPYARRTLYGVHIYCFLDLFFPCIAAAAGALGMETEPQFDRPYLASSLRDFWGRRWNLMVSAILRPSVYDPVRARAGSPAGVLATFLVSGLMHEGMVYYLSLRRPDGRMTAFFLLHGVCCVVEGWCARRWAAKGWPSPPRAVATVIVVVFVAGTSFWLFFPPLCKDGGEEKLLEEWAAVAAFFLDASRKINGVVRSTDSLAVGK; from the coding sequence GGTGTCCCTGGCCACCGCGGCCGCCGCGCTGTACGCGCGCATGGCCTCGTCGCTCCTCCGCCCCGGCCTCCCGCGCCTCGTCGCGCTGCTCCCGCTCTTCCCATTCCTCGCCGCCGCTCCCCTGGCCCTCACTTCCTCCGCCATCGTCCGGGCCACCGCCGCCTTCTTCCTGGCCTGGCTCTGCGCGTTCAAGCTcgccctcctcgccgccggccgcggCCCGCTCGACCCCGCGCTCCCCGTGCTCCCGTTCGTCTTCACCGCCCTGCTCCCCGTCAAGCTCCGCCCCGCCGGCGCCGGAGCGCCCAAAGCCAAGCCGCTGCCGTCGCTCCTCTCTTGCGCGGCCAAGGTCGCCGCCATAGCCGCCATCCTCCGTCTCTACCAGTACAACGCTCGGCTGCACCCCTACGCGCGCCGGACGCTGTACGGCGTCCACATATACTGCTTCCTGGACCTCTTCTTCCCCTGCATCGCGGCGGCCGCCGGCGCGCTCGGCATGGAGACGGAGCCGCAGTTCGACCGCCCCTACCTGGCCTCCTCGCTGCGCGACTTCTGGGGCCGGCGGTGGAACCTCATGGTGTCGGCCATCCTCCGGCCGTCGGTGTACGACCCCGTGCGCGCGCGCGCCGGGAGCCCCGCCGGCGTGCTGGCCACCTTCCTGGTGTCCGGGCTGATGCACGAGGGCATGGTGTACTACCTCAGCCTCCGGCGGCCGGACGGCCGGATGACCGCCTTCTTCCTGCTCCACGGCGTCTGCTGCGTCGTCGAGGGGTGGTGCGCGCGGCGGTGGGCGGCGAAGGGGTGGCCGTCGCCGCCGCGGGCCGTGGCGACGGTGATTGTGGTGGTGTTCGTCGCGGGCACGTCGTTCTGGCTCTTCTTCCCGCCGCTGTGCAAGGACGGTGGCGAGGAGAAGCTGCTGGAGGAGTGGGCTGCCGTGGCGGCCTTCTTCCTCGACGCCAGCAGAAAGATTAATGGCGTTGTACGTTCAACGGACTCACTAGCAGTAGGAAAATAA